In Citrus sinensis cultivar Valencia sweet orange chromosome 3, DVS_A1.0, whole genome shotgun sequence, the sequence TATGAAATGCTTTATTGCTTTAGAATTAGAGTGACtgaataagttttaaaaactaattatttatttgggGTTTCTATTTTATCTATTTCAACTGTTATTGGAAATGATGGTGTACTTCTTACTTAcgtttgtttgtttggtttttttttttttttttttatgcataaCGTAATGAGTCTAAGAGAAATCGAATGATCCGACTCATGTAGGACCCCCCACCAACTTTCTGGCAATTGAAAAacatgaagagaaaaagaaaattgaagaaagcaAAGCAGTTCGTCTCGGTCTCGGTCTCGGATATATCCGATCGATAGTCGGACTTTTGGCTATACATCACAAAATTGATCTAATTTCATTAGCTATAATTTTTTGCGAATGTTGACTCATACAACATATAATTCtggactatatatatatgatagtAACGTGATGTTGACGGCTTGGTAATAGTAAGACAACTTTTCATAGCATTTGACAGGGAACGTGTTGCGATGGTTCTTTTGGTGCTGTGATTTGTATTAGCGAGGAGAAGGCCATGGCTGTTACTGTGGTTGATCAATGGATTTTTCTAATGATattgctattattattaaggcTGAGGCATGAGCCATTGGGCTTTGGCTTGCGACCTACTGACAAGAATTGTTTATCtccattaataatatattgacAATTTAGCtcgattttatttttagtccGATTGATCCGAccttaatttttaagatttttacccaaatttttaagtttaggGTCGGGTTAGGGCCAAATTTTTAAGgcccaaataaatttagggTCAGGGTCGGGTTTAATGCCGACTCGACCCTACACATCCTCACAACATCACacattgtgtatttttaatttaattgcattgtgtttttatttgtataagacatgagtttttttttattttttatgttgggttgttgaattgaattgtgtaTGACTAAAATGGTTGTAGAATTACATtatgtgtttttaatttaattacattgtgtttttatttatataagacatgagttttttattttttattttttatgttgggttgttgaattgaattgtgtaTGGGTAaaatggttgtggaattacattgtgtgtttttaatttaattgcattgtGTATTTTTCATGTTGGATTTTGGAATTGATTTGTGTGTGGGGTTGAAATAGTTGTGGAATTGGTTGAAATGGTTGTGGAAAGTGGAATTgaattgtttttgaaattgttgagtAATTGCCGAATTGGTTGAAATGGTGGTGGGAAATGGGAATTGAATTGTGGGGTTAACTATTTTGGTAGGGTCAGGTTGGGCCCGACCCGATGTTGGACCGATTCGGCCCGACCCTAACTAAATAGTGTTTGGGCTTTTTTAGGGTCGggtttcaaatttcttttgatcGGATCGGGTAGGGCTTAGCCAAGCCCGAGCCCGACCCGACATTTTGCCATTCCTACTACAAATGGCTCAACTCATGTTCAATAGAAGCTACACTTGCAATGAATTTTCTTGAAGTATTTCAGAGATTCAGGCGCTGCATATTCCAAGCCCATCATTTCGGAGTTCAAAAAATCCCAAGGGCTTGTGTTTTCTACCtctgatattttaattaagttgcTCTCCGATGTTGTCAATTCTTATAGTGATAGGAGGATTATGAAAGCCctttatcttttactttaTCCCTGAAATATATTaccttttttattctaaaaaagaaataatagtaAGAAAATGCTAGGGAGCGAAAGGAACAAGGAATGACGAGAGAAACGGCAGCAGTTGCTGCCGTTTCGCTTCTCGTTCTTCTCGCTcgttaaaacattaaaaaaataaaagaatgaataaaGAAATCGGTGCGTGCGGAGGGAAATCCAAACCTCATCTACCTTATCTCTAACCCTGACTTTCCTCTCTCCCCCACGCTCCTCTCTCACGCAAATCACCATCACCTCCTCACGCAAATCACCATCTTCTCAACTGGTCGGCAACTCAACTGGTCACGGCTTCTCTCTCTAGCCAGCAACTGGTCACGACTCTTCCCGCTCTAGCCGGCAACTTGTCACGACTCTTCCCTCTCCAACCAACAGCTGGTCATGGCTTCCCTCTCCAGCCAGCAACCACTCACGACTTCTCTCTCCAGCTAGCCTTTCATAGCAAGCAGCACTGTTTCCTCTTCTCTCTCGGCTCTCTCGACAAAATTAAGTAAGCAAAATTGTGCCTTTTTTCaacttgttctttttcttgtacttttcttgcattttctcGGCAAACATTAAGTAAGCTTGGTTGGAGAATCATAGGAGAGAGAGCTTAATCGATTAATTGATTTGTATCTAAATCTGATTTGGGTTTTAGCGTTTTAGTTTGTAAGAAATTGGTATGCAAAATTGTTTTGGAATGTAATGAGAAGTTTGAATCTATAATTTGttgggtttttgtttttgtattcCATGTGCTTGTTAAAAGTCGTATCTTTCAGTATAAATGAATAGCAAATTCAACTTAATCGATTAATTGCATGCTTGCTGTAATTTTTGCTCTGTTTTTAACAATCGATTAATTGCATGGTTGCTGtaatttttgctttgtttttaACTTCCAAGATTGCATGCTTGCTGTAATTTTTGGTGCTTGTGATTatctttggaaatttaaagGGGAAAGGCTTTTATATTGTCTTATGAGGGCTTTGTGTTTTAAtgctttgttttttatattttggcaGTTTAAGTAGTTTATGAATAACAATGTCATCTAGTACAAATGAAACTCGGAATTCATTGCAAATATGTAATGAATGCAGTGAACAAATGGAGTTGTTTACGTCACGTACTACAAAGAATccaaattgtaaattttggaaatataGAGGATGTAAGAACTTTGAATGGgcaaaagaatataaatgcagttaatagaaaattgatttgttaGTGCAAGAAGTTAAAAAGTTATCATTGGAGATTGAATGCTTGTCTGTTAAGTTTCAATTATGTGAAGCCCATAAGGGATTGTTTAATGATGAACttcaaaaaagacaaacaTCATGTTATGATTTGATTAGAAtacttgtaattattttactatgttttatattcaagaattttttttaagttcttttaatttgtacTATGAACTGAAAAAACTTGTAATTTGGTTATAAATTGTTCTAATTTGGTGATACATTCATTATGCAACAAAATTGTTCTTTGCTTTAAATCCTAAGTTGAATGTTGTGGCTCCATGGATGCTATTGAATATGCTAAGAAGCACAACATGCCTGTTCCTGTAACAAAAAAATCCATATTTAATCtctctaattcttttataCTTGTGGCATTGAAGGGGGACATCTTGGAAGATCCAGAAAATGAGTCGAAAAAAGATATGTACATGATGTCCGTTGATCCAGAAGATGCACCTAACATCTCTAGTTCATTctgtagtttttaatttatatttactttctCTTGCATGTACTCTATTTTTGTAGATACGTTGAAATTGGTATAGTCTTGGGAATTCCTGTTGAAATTTGTACATGCAAGCCATGGAATGAAAGTAAAATACTTGTAAACATTAACACAAATATTAGTGAAATGATAGTGAAAATAATCGAAACAAGTTCAAGTCAAACATGAATTTGTCGTCTCAAGTCAAATCTAACTGAAATGATAGTGAAAATAATCGAAACAAATACAAGTCAAACACCAATTGTGGCGATTGTTGTCTTCATTACATTGTTGATGTAACAATTGTTGAAAATTCTCACTTACAGATCCTTCATGCGTCATCGAAGGAGAAGAATAATGTGACTACAAAGCATACGGTGGGACTGGTTGCTATAATacacaagaaattaaaatatcattatacattttaaaaatttgacaacGAAAATATAAGTAtgcattaataaatttataaatataagtataCTTGTCGTGTGCCAGCTATAAAGAATTGGCTGGTAAATATTATTTCCATCAACTTCAAATGGGTATACATgtacctaaaaaaaattataaaattcatattaaaattttaaaattaaaatttacttgtgAATTTGTTTCTTACATTATAATAGCCTAAACTCTCGTGCTGATTGAGATTTGCACTTACAGTGCTTCCTTCGTGAAACGTCTACATATATTCAACAACATACTTAATTACATATGTTCAAAATAGTTGAactaacattaataataaaaactcacaaaaataTACCATGGCCATGTTGCTCTGATGTATGTTGCTCTACTGTGTGGAGATTTCATTAGTTATTTCAAAAGACGCTGAAGcattttcttgcaaatcctgtaaaattataatatacaataaaattaagataaaatgaaattataaaacatatatatgcATTTAAACAAACCTTATTTTTTTCGGCTGTCTTGTTCTTTTGggtaggtttttttttttttttggagtgaAGATTGTTTCCTCAAACAAGGAGGATGCCCTTTACGACGTGCCACTACTTGATCATTAATTATATGTTCAATGTTGTTGCAGCTACAACTTACTTCACCAATAACAGTTGTTTCCACACTTGCACACCGAATTTGTTTGGACAGATCAttcattgttttattaatctaatccaacacaaatttgaaattactCTCATCATCAGTAGCTATGTTTGCAACCTCGGTGAAATCAGTATACATTTTGTCATATCTCTCCTGCTGAATGGATAAATTATGCACACCATAACTAACTTTCACTTTACTATAACATCTCCTCACATCTTTTATCCATCTTGATAAAATGTACATCTCTGGAAGTATTTCAATACCGTGCCGTATCAGCACTGAAAGGGCATGTCTACAAAGAATTCCCATAAACTGAAACTTTGAGCAAATACAGCTAACTTCACATTCAGTTTCATCAAAAACAAcctcaaagtttttttttctttccttgccTAAGTGATTCACTGATTTCATATATTGACCCAAATAGAATCCACTATATCACAATACATTAGTGCAGTTAATTCTTGCTGGAATTCTTTGAACTTAGCAATTGTGTACAACTTCTTAACTTGTTTCTTCATCTTATGTCTTGTTACATATGGAGTGTTTTTACTGAAACACTTGGCATTTGCTTGCCATTCTAATTCAGCTTTCATTCgtaatgcattttcatattgCTTCACAAACtgctttaaatttgtttttaagttAACAACCCCATCAAAAAATGCATTCATACTTTCACTTCGCTGAATTGTTGACATTACCGCCCAAAAATTGTCTTTCAAATAGCATGGAATCCAATGATACCTCTCATCATATAAACCATTTAACCAAGCATTATCTCATAAATCATATGTTGTAATCATGTCATGCCAATCTTCCTCAAATGCAACAGGGCtcaatgaattataaataGCAGAAAACAACGAAGAAATAATACATTCACGTTCTTTAAAAGCCACTAACTTCTCAGGCATCTTCTTTATTATATGCCACAAACACCATTGATGCCTAGTTGTAGGAAAAACAttctcaattttcttttctattgttttatcTTGGTCAATAATAATACCAATGGGAGAAGAATCGGACATGCATGATAGCCATGCCTCAAATAGCCACGTAAATATCTTCGTATCCTCGTGAGAAATCAAGCCGCATCAACAAAATAGATTGCCTATGATGATTAACTCCAACAAAAAGGACAAACGACATATCATACTTGTTCGTAAGATACGTGGTGTCAAATGTGACAACGTccccaaaatatttataagctGTCATGCTCCTTAGATCTGCCTAAAATACATTCTTCAATCGATCCTGCTCATCCAAGtcaatgctaaaaaaaaaaccatcgCATTCTGCTTGTTTTTTCTCGAAGTACTTTAAAATTGTCATAGCATCTCCTTCTCCAAGCTGTAATCGTCTTGCTTTATCAACAAGATTTCTACAatcttttttctaaaaatgacACATTTTCATGCCTACCAGCTTTGacaacaatataattaaaattttgggcaATGTTAATTCTCGCAAaatcattcatttcaattctCTTTTTTACACTTGTACTAATTCTACGGTTACAAGGGAAATATCTTGCTTTGTCCAAACTCAATCCATGATTATGTTGAATGTTTAAAGTTTGAAGAATCCATTTTCGCTCTTCATTTACACAACCTCCGATTTTAACTTCACAACCAGTTTTCACAATAGGTTTCAGTTTCACATATTAGTAGATCTACTATCTGATTTGCCGCTACAGTCACATGCAAAAGTCGCATATTTTACAGGCTCATCGCTCCCTTTCTTACTCGTTAGCTTCTTCACGGGAAACCCTTCTTGTCTACCGTACGCTTTGTAAAACTCAAACATTTCCTCATAACCATCGAATAACATACCAAGAGTTGACTCAAATTTTTCTACTGGCACATCTTCAATTGCACgctcattttcaaaatttttcattcctacaaaataattaacatttatattcagtttaaaaaaattaaatttacaaaatttctaaaccaaatagaattcaaataaaacaaaattcataacaTAAATCGCAACAGCTCCAGAAGCagaatcattttcaaaattgacATATGACATTGCATGCAGAAATagataaccaaaaataaagtATCCTTGTGAAACAGGAAATTTACAGAGCATTAACTGCTAATGTTGTCACTTGATAAACACACAAACTTATGGAAACAACAAAGTTGAACAAGCTCAGCAACTTAGCTTATTACATTACTTAAATTCAAGAAGCTTAAATTCCAACGAGAACCACCAAAATAACAAGCTTAAATTCCAGCAACTTAGCTTATTACATTGCTTAAATTCCAGAAGATTAAATTCCAACAAGACCCACCAAAATAACAAGCTTAAATTCCAGTAACTTAGCTTATTACATTGCTTAAATTCCAAAAGATTAAATTCCAACGAGACCCACCAAAAGAACAAGCTTAAATTCCACAAGACGTGCCAGATCTTTCACATAatagaaaagtaaaagaaaaagaacaagctGAAAAAAAGCCACCGCTCACTTAATGTTTGCCGAGAGAGCCGAGAGAGAGGGGGAAACAGTGCTACTTGTCGTGAAAGGCTGGCTGGAGAGAGAAGTAGTGACCGGTTGACCAGTTGTTGGCTGGAGAGGGAAGCCGTGAATAGTTGCTCTTGCTGGAGAGGGAAGCCGTTATCGGTTGCTGGCTGGAGAGAGAAGTCGTGAACAGTTGCTCTGGCTGGAGAAAGAAGCCATGAACAGTTGCTAAGTTGAGAAGATGGTGATTTGCGTGAGTCGAAAGGCTGGCTGGTCAAAAGTCGTGAGTAAACGATAATGGTGATTTGCATGAGAGAGGAAAGTGAAAGCCTGCGTGCGGAAAGTGAAACCCTGCTAGATTTCACGCgccatttctttattaatttttttaatgttttaacgAGCGAGAGGAATGAGAGGTGAAACGACAGCAATTGCTGCCATTTCTCTCGTCATTCTCCCGTCCCTCTTGCTACCTAACAATACTCATAATAGTAAAGGTAACATTGTGGAATAACTCAATATTCAATCCGAAAGTTCAatggtttgaaacaaaagcgTGCCAATTTTGATGGGTTACTGGAGCTGAAAAATTGGGCTTCAAGATGCTGATAGgttacattattttcttttttcttcagcTCTGGACTTGGACCTGGACTAAGACTAAAATGAATAGTTGATTTGTTTGTTGTTGTGCAAGTGGAAATTACTGAGAAGTACTATTACTtagacttttatttttatcttttaaaataaactcatttcGATATGAAATTTACTAGACTCTAGctagatttaaatattttacattattgtATATTCTTTGACTTTAAATTTCTCCATTAGTTGAGATTTATCTTCACACATTTTGAGATTTGAATTCAtatgattctttttcttttgttttttttcctcaaatgCACTATCATCAAGATGCAGCCTTTAGTAGTGATTCGTTTTTTCAGCTTAGAAGTTATTCAAGCTTATGATTggttgtatttaattttccatctcataattgataaaatggattataactaaaatgaaatgtgttgaaaagtttgatgatttatttaataagattAACTATTGTTTCTACTGTTTATCTTATTCTAATGACAATGTGGGAGTGCAATAGGTAAagttttatcttatttatttttcttggctttataaatttaattattatttccttAACAATACTACAAATTTGctatatatttgatattttgaaatataacaGTGACTATTATTAGTATTGTGGGTCTGCCTACCGTGCAACAGTTGCACGGTACCACTGAATTTTGTCTGTTTCCAACAATTACACTACACTACCCTATATTTATAAGAAAGCTGAATAGATACTATAAGTTACAAATCTTTATATATAGGTCCTTTTCTctggataaaattataaaatgacttttgaaaaaaatttaactgttattattattatttattaatgtcattattattattataatattattaaaatttattattttaattgttatgattgctttaattagttattattattattatttattgattttattaccatcactatttttaaaatatattaaatttattactgaattattattttattactattaataaatttattaatcttattattctaattattatatttatattaatgttgtcgtcgtcgtcgtcgtcatcatcatcattaaactttataatttttttttgtttgactattaaataataccactgtcattattattattttgcctTAATTAAgcattacatatattttaattattttttatttttattataataaaaaataaattaattaattaattatactataatattattttattatatcatattatatttatttaaaaataattaatatgaaaataataatttaatataattaataataaatttaaataattttagtttaatattagtacaaaattaatactGTACAGGATAATACCAATTACCAAATGttgcataattttattataattattataatatactgctaatgtaatataatataatataatacatgtgcattacataatacaatataatatagtgtGTCAAACGGACCTTTAACTTTTTGAGTGATGATGGTCTAGAGGGATGTAgagaaagtaaaaataatcctAGTAGATCTTTGACAATGGTTGATTAGCTATCATCACAAAGTTTAGgctaatacaataaaaattaaccaagTACCCTACATTTAAAAGAGCATTTggaaatcaataaatttactgttcaattatttttaatcaagaataaataataaattatcattacaaCAAGATTCACAAGatcaaatatcttaaaaaatgataattctcAAGAAATATGAAGCTCAAATGCTTTtgaaatattcttaaaaaaataaactaacttCCTTTTAtgttattctttatttatctttctatAACTTTGTtgggctatatatatattgatattttataggtaaattaacatattgtatgtataaataaactaaCATGTCAACTAAtgctaaaaacaaaaatgtaataaaaaagtaaagttttgtaatattaaaataataaaattttacaatctaAGACTTTTTACatgtttcttattttgaaatttcactttttttattttataattttctaaagTATAAAGGTTAATAACCTATATTCTTAaaacatattcaatttatttattttacattaaatatatattatataacaaaaaatattatttacatttatcaaattttcatgtgtttaaaaattttatgtgatattacattattatatttacaccatcaattatttttatgatcaaATTAAGTCAATGgatcaaactttaaaaaatttaaaacaacaaaaattatgtaagtgaatatttaaaaacttttaacttttatgattttgtaataaaCAGTAAGGACTTAAGTGTTAATAACCAATTGAACACATCCTGGCCGTTGAACACTTTAACCATTGATCCATTGGCTGAGttgaaaaaagacaaaaaatgggATACCGTGCAACTGTTGCACAGTAGGCAGACCCTAGTATTGTAGCAcgttaatatcattttatttacttttggtGCAAGATTCTTGTTTTCTAGGCGACAAAGATAAAATGaagataattaaagaaattatcttGGTTTATaacttgaattttaattactgTTATTTGTATTGTTAAGAATTCATAATTTGGTATTTGGATGActgtatatttaattttagaatatagTTGGATTAATTGTATTTTGTAGGATAATTTGTggcttttttatattttattttgcttaattttgtttattaattatatttttctaaatgaatctagattcgattcgattcgttATGGGTTTATAATATGATAAacgaataataaataaattcgaattcaattcaattcaattaaattattatttctattaaacgaattaaacgaatcaaaccgaatatttatttaataaacgaaTTGAATCCAAATCCTGAGATTTTGATTCgataaatgaatcaaatccGAATCAATAGAACTCTGACCCAATTCATTTACGATTcgattcaaaatttaattcatttttttgctTTGCCACCCCTAATTCTTCCCCCCCAAAcgttctatttaatttttcaatttttttttcaagaataaaatatactGGTAAGCATCTAATCTTGGTCTGGGCTTATTGGCTTGTTTGGATCCAAGACCAAAATCCAGACAAACCCAAAACCCGACCCCGAACCGTATTTAAAATATAGTGGCGTGTCGCTATCtcgagaaaagaaaagtggcATCAAATGAGTGGACATCCACTATAAACAATCTTACACCCTGATCCACTTTATCACTATTCTTAAAACTCCCAAAATGCCcccataaaaacaaaatttaattaacaaagttccttcaaattttttgaatttacgccaaatttcaatttttagagcCAATATCTGTAAATTACGAAGAAGATCTGCAACAAGGTTCCTTAATTCTGATTCTTCAATCCAGTAAGTCACAGTTCTTTGGACAACTTTAACGCGTAcccattaaattttgtttctttttcatttaaccccTTGTCGTAGAAATTGCTTTTGCTGAATATGCTTTGTTTGGTGTATTGTTTTAGATGGAAACTAAGAGACTAGAGTAGAGAGGGTTTGAATTGAAATGgattcaatttatattgagTTGTTTGGCTTTGTTTTGAGACAAAAGAGTGTACTTTTAGCTGCATATGAAATGCTTTGCTGCTTTACAATTAGAGTGATTGAATAAGTTTTTCAAAACgaattatttatttgggtttctattttatctattttaacTGTTATTCGATATTACGGTGTACTTCTCACTTATgttgttttgttattattattattattatttttgaatgtGACTCtaattattcataaaattgtttagaagggagtttattttttatttttttggcctttGATAATTGCCATATCTGTACATCTCTGCTCGCCGTCTAATTGCTGAAAAACCATTTCTGCTTCTTTGGTGCAATTTTATGTTTGAAATAGATTTTTATCAAGGTTTTCAACATTTGaaactttttgtattttttcccCTATTTTTAACTCCTAGCTTTGATTAATAATGCTTTTCAGTTCTCCGGTAAATGACTTCAGTGGTTTTTACttccttaaaaataaaaagaagagaagaagagaacCTGCTCTCCAAATTgggacacacacacacacacaaaaactCATGTATATAAGTTTAGTTTTGGAATCTGAATAAAAGTTACAGCTGATGTTATTGTGTGGCAGTGGATTCAGATGAGGGAGCTGGAGCAGTAGAGGGCTCTGCTGGAAGACAGTTGATTATATTCGAAGGAGATTCAATTAGAGAGCCATGTGAGGGAATGGAATTTGATTCAGAAGAGGCTGCCAAGATATTCTATGATGAATATGCACGGAGAGTAGGGTTTGTCATGCGTGTGATGTCTTGTCGTCGTTCAGAAAGAGATGGTAGGATTCTTGCACGTAGACTTGGATGTAATAAAGAGGGTTATTGTGTTAGTATCCGAGGGAAATTTGGGCCAGTTCGAAAGCCTAGACCGAGCACAAGAGAAGGTTGTAAGGCAATGATTCATGTAAAGTTTGATAAATCTGGAAAGTGGGTGATAACTAAATTTGTAAAGGAACACAATCATCCACTTGTGGTGGCGCCGCGTGAAGCTCGTCAGACTATGGTAATGCCTTTTGTTTATAACTATTAACAGTAATTCATTGTGACgttgttattttcttaattcatTTGATGTATGGCTTAGTGCATCATTCGGTTCTCCAAATTCAGTAATTTTAGGAGTAATGTATTCATGGGTGTTTGTATCATTATTATTCCGAATTTCTCATGATCTTTGGCTTGTATTATTGAATTCATTGTGATATGCCATTTACTTTGtacaaagaataaaaaagaagtttaatgcatgtaaatgaataaatggataaatttatgtgtaaatgaataaatgacaACCTgttgtaataaataatgtgTCTTAGAGAGGCATAGGTGCATTTTCTTGGGTCTCATTGGGTTGCGGAAGTTCAAGGgggtttctttcttcattatttaTCAAACTTGGAAAACTGCTTTCTAATGATGTTTATGTTTTGGGTTCTCTTCCtgttttattcatattttgtgGACTGGTGGTACAACTTTTtgtaatttccttttttattaatatgttttattttatcttattttaaaaagaaaaagaaaaagaaaaaagaaagggaaaggCATAGATTCGGtgcaattgaaaatttgagtCTGGTGTGGGATAATTAGTATGCTAATGTGAAAATTGCCGGATCAAGCAGAGATTGATTACTATAAGAAGGATGTTAGCCCAAAGTAGATTAATGGTGTGTGAAAAGTATTtgtataaacaataaaatgagAAGTCTCTTCAGAATCTGCATTGTCTTATTGAACTAATTGACTGTTTCCAGTTCAGATTgaccaaaattttctttagagGTTGCTGCTTATCACAGTTATTtatgttgtgtggatttgccaACTAGTTCATTGGGTGCTGAATGAGCAGCTGATAAATAGATGCTTCTCAATTAGCTGAGAATGAAGCCTATAGATAAATAAGATAGAATTCCGGCAACGACATTTACTTAAAGCTTGAGTTGTCTACTTCTTTGATAATTTAAGCACATTGTGCACTTTTTATAGGTACATAAGTATCTGTACCAGTTGCTGGAGTTGAGTGATGTATTTTCATGTTGAGGGTCTTAGCTAAGACTTCGCTAGTACCAAAACAAGAAGTTGTTGACAGAGTTTTATTGTGCTGCCATTAGTCATTTAGATGCTGGTTATCAGTTGTTTAGAAGCTAATAGAAGTTATTAGCAGTAATTTGCtgtaattttctatttttgttacTAATTTGATGTTTAAATATGTTAGTCTTACTCTTTCTGAGTTGTCTGATTCTTCATGCTGGGGTATTGACAGTCTTTTAAGAAGTAACGTATCTATTCAGTGTAGTTTTTGTATTAAATCCTTACTTTCTATTTCTTGGATATTTCTCTCATTTGGCTGGAATTATTGAATccattatgattaaaaaaaaaattgatacaaGGATAAAAACCAAAGAATTGGGATGCATATATGCATGGCTAGTCCAGAATcagtttgataaatttattttgcttaaaagacaaaacaaaactaGAAGTCTCTTTA encodes:
- the LOC102616789 gene encoding protein FAR1-RELATED SEQUENCE 5 isoform X1, with translation MDSDEGAGAVEGSAGRQLIIFEGDSIREPCEGMEFDSEEAAKIFYDEYARRVGFVMRVMSCRRSERDGRILARRLGCNKEGYCVSIRGKFGPVRKPRPSTREGCKAMIHVKFDKSGKWVITKFVKEHNHPLVVAPREARQTMDEKDKKIQELTVELRNKKRLCALYQEQLTTFMKVVEVHSDHLSKKVQNVINNLKEFESIEKELSRNR
- the LOC102616789 gene encoding protein FAR1-RELATED SEQUENCE 5 isoform X2, which gives rise to MDSDEGAGAVEGSAGRQLIIFEGDSIREPCEGMEFDSEEAAKIFYDEYARRVGFVMRVMSCRRSERDGRILARRLGCNKEGYCVSIRGKFGPVRKPRPSTREGCKAMIHVKFDKSGKWVITKFVKEHNHPLVVAPREARQTMDEKDKKIQELTVELRNKKRLCALYQEQLTTFMKVVEVHSDHLSKKVQNVINNLKEFESIEKELSRNR
- the LOC102616789 gene encoding protein FAR1-RELATED SEQUENCE 5 isoform X3; its protein translation is MEFDSEEAAKIFYDEYARRVGFVMRVMSCRRSERDGRILARRLGCNKEGYCVSIRGKFGPVRKPRPSTREGCKAMIHVKFDKSGKWVITKFVKEHNHPLVVAPREARQTMDEKDKKIQELTVELRNKKRLCALYQEQLTTFMKVVEVHSDHLSKKVQNVINNLKEFESIEKELSRNR